The following are from one region of the Nicotiana tomentosiformis chromosome 7, ASM39032v3, whole genome shotgun sequence genome:
- the LOC138895759 gene encoding uncharacterized protein, whose product MAVESEVVEYDSIFALMEQSDDDEDDDDDDEVNFLDVQRNLKSYSPKKLRSLANVLIDAYHSLINNKNALMLELGEAEQLRDDLVVVLVDLKETTESLKKENDALTEKITNVEHERDDLVVVVVDLKETIECVKKEKEALTEKVASIEHERDDLLVVVVDMKDTIEELKGEGNNERKQPKMADQDGELSNVPGEVINMSNGKADMMSQVKDSNDNGTTESPVDIEEPGLQGEDNGTEVGGRELVPVKNLAPDSTTGELPEGTDPSTQ is encoded by the exons ATGGCAGTGGAAAGTGAAGTAGTTGAGTATGACTCCATCTTTGCCTTGATGGAACAGTccgatgatgatgaagatgacgacgatgatgatgaggtaaattttctAGATGTTCAAAGAAATCTGAAATCTTATTCTCCTAAAAAACTTAGGTCTCTGGCAAAtgttttaattgatgcttatcacagtcttataaataataaaaatgcacTGATGCTTGAACTAGGAGAAGCAGAACAGTTAAGAGATGACCTAGTAGTTGTTTTGGTAGATTTAAAAGAAACCACTGAGAGTCTAAAGAAAGAAAATGATGCTTTAACTGAAAAAATTACAAACGTAGAACATGAGAGAGATGATCTAGTGGTTGTTGTGGTCGATCTAAAGGAAACCATTGAGTGTGTTAAGAAAGAGAAAGAAGCCTTGACTGAAAAGGTTGCTAGTatagagcatgagagagatgatctaTTAGTAGTAGTCGTAGATATGAAGGATACAATTGAGGAACTAAAAGGAGAAG GGAACAATGAAAGGAAGCAGCCAAAGATG GCTGATCAAGATGGAGAGTTATCAAATGTCCCTGGTGAAGTTATTAACATGTCAAATGGAAAGGCCGATATGATGAGTCAGGTCAAGGATTCAAATGATAATGGCACAACTGAATCTCCAGTTGACATAGAGGAACCCGGTCTACAG GGGGAAGATAATGGTACAGAGGTCGGCGGAAGGGAACTGGTGCCTGTAAAAAATCTGGCACCAGACAGTACTACTGGGGAACTTCCTGAGGGAACTGATCCCTCTACACAATAG
- the LOC138895760 gene encoding protein PXR1-like, with amino-acid sequence MEEVKMPMTIWILRTSSSLVVVRLHKKEEFESVLRKNKKEKNKRRLVKDGKVVNEKVVPPALVVDVDDEVEEEPGSLVRKSSKKLTVPKSKSESSVSEINLSKVEDEKSCEKVAEKSSKELVEQVSKKKVSEKSGEKRKSARQSVKRKASERC; translated from the exons ATGGAGGAAGTGAAGATGCCTATGACAATATGGATCTTGCGAACTTCATCAAGTCTAGTAGTAGTCAG GTTGCATAAGAAGGAAGAATTTGAGTCAGTTTTaaggaaaaacaaaaaggaaaagaataagaggagaTTGGTAAAAGATGGAAAGGTTGTAAATGAGAAGGTAGTGCCTCCTGCACTAGTCGTTGATGTTGACGATGAGGTagaagaggaacctggttccttggtTCGTAAGTCCTCAAAGAAACTTACtgttccaaagtccaaaagtgagTCATCTGTGAGTGAAATCAACTTGAGCAAGGTTGaggatgaaaaatcttgtgaGAAAGTAGCTGAGAAATCTAGTAAAGAGTTAGTTGAACAAGTTTCTAAGAAAAAGGTGTCTGAGAAATCTGGCGAGAAAAGAAAAAGTGCAAGACAATCAGTGAAAAGGAAGGCTAGTGAACGGTGTTGA